In one window of Catellicoccus marimammalium M35/04/3 DNA:
- a CDS encoding DivIVA domain-containing protein codes for MVLSPLDIRNKTFSTKMRGFSQEEVDDFLDQVINDYEGILNQNRDLEKHVKHLEEKLRYFNELKEALNQSIIVAQETADQVKESAQKEAEAIIADARLEANQVLEDATTKATDMVQDAKERSTTMVKDATERANFLINDATAKANSLASETDDLKKKTRTFHQRLTLLLESQLEIVKSDEWEDLLKPFSAYITEGHQTFRNAVDMNKLEEPNVQKKVEKQEAPELPSRNITKEEKKEAAPKTEEKVEAPVAETRAARTEKTVDTPKKEDPQPSLMQQQSANHDEFLGQTMALDRSQLNEQMTRQTRRSRNQNLDFQETTAIELPKLRRRSDLSE; via the coding sequence ATGGTATTAAGTCCATTAGATATTCGTAACAAAACATTTTCAACAAAAATGCGTGGCTTCTCACAAGAAGAAGTCGATGATTTTTTAGACCAAGTCATCAATGATTACGAAGGAATCTTAAATCAAAATCGTGATTTAGAAAAACATGTAAAACATTTAGAAGAAAAATTACGTTATTTCAATGAATTAAAAGAAGCATTGAACCAAAGTATTATCGTTGCACAAGAAACAGCAGATCAAGTAAAAGAAAGTGCACAAAAAGAAGCAGAAGCTATTATTGCAGATGCTCGTTTAGAAGCAAATCAAGTACTAGAAGATGCGACAACAAAAGCAACAGATATGGTACAAGATGCTAAAGAACGTTCTACTACTATGGTTAAAGATGCGACAGAACGTGCAAACTTCTTAATCAATGATGCAACAGCAAAAGCAAATTCACTAGCAAGTGAAACTGATGATTTGAAGAAGAAAACTCGTACTTTCCATCAACGTTTAACTTTATTATTAGAATCTCAATTAGAAATTGTGAAAAGTGATGAATGGGAAGACCTTTTAAAGCCATTCTCAGCGTATATTACAGAGGGACATCAAACTTTCCGCAATGCAGTAGACATGAACAAATTGGAAGAACCAAATGTTCAAAAGAAAGTGGAAAAACAAGAAGCTCCAGAATTACCAAGTCGTAATATTACAAAAGAAGAGAAAAAAGAAGCTGCACCAAAAACAGAAGAAAAAGTAGAAGCTCCAGTAGCTGAAACTCGCGCAGCTCGTACAGAAAAAACAGTGGATACACCAAAAAAAGAAGATCCACAACCTAGCTTAATGCAACAACAATCTGCAAATCACGATGAATTTTTAGGTCAAACTATGGCGTTAGATCGTTCACAATTAAATGAACAAATGACTCGTCAAACTCGTCGCTCACGTAATCAAAACTTGGATTTCCAAGAAACAACAGCGATTGAATTACCTAAATTACGTCGTCGTAGCGATTTATCAGAATAA
- a CDS encoding RNA-binding protein — translation MVEENIAQHFRPEERPFLEQVDRWLTQVEEQYQPKLTAFLNPREQYLVENLAHQRGVSVQAYSQFRHSEQKRVLLYPEYFVPEEEDFETQLIEIHYAQKFVELHHREVLGTLLGQGIKREQIGDIHLNDKQIQVEVSQNLTSYLCMNVTKMSNQSVRLEPIAKEKRIDAEERSKTENATITSFRLDNIVATVYNISRQLSKKLIQAEKVKVNFMTVDKADFSVAEEDLISVRGYGRCQIKEIGKERTKKGRYRITYSVLRK, via the coding sequence ATGGTCGAAGAAAATATTGCGCAACATTTTCGTCCAGAAGAACGACCATTTTTAGAACAAGTGGATCGTTGGTTAACTCAAGTAGAAGAACAATACCAACCAAAGTTAACTGCATTTTTAAATCCAAGAGAACAATACTTAGTCGAAAATTTAGCGCATCAACGAGGGGTTTCTGTTCAAGCTTATAGTCAATTCCGCCATAGTGAACAAAAACGAGTGCTTCTTTATCCAGAATATTTTGTGCCAGAAGAAGAAGATTTTGAAACGCAATTAATCGAAATTCATTACGCACAAAAATTTGTCGAATTACATCATAGAGAAGTACTCGGTACATTGTTAGGACAAGGAATTAAGCGAGAACAAATTGGGGATATTCATCTGAATGATAAGCAAATTCAAGTCGAAGTGAGTCAAAATTTAACTTCTTATTTATGTATGAATGTCACTAAAATGAGTAACCAAAGTGTACGGTTAGAACCTATCGCAAAAGAAAAGCGAATTGATGCTGAAGAGAGAAGTAAAACAGAAAATGCAACGATTACCTCGTTTAGGCTTGATAATATCGTGGCAACTGTTTACAATATATCTAGACAACTTTCCAAAAAACTGATTCAAGCAGAAAAGGTAAAAGTAAATTTCATGACTGTAGATAAGGCCGACTTTTCTGTCGCTGAAGAAGATTTAATTTCTGTTCGTGGTTATGGCCGCTGTCAGATCAAAGAAATTGGGAAGGAACGGACAAAGAAAGGCCGATATCGCATAACGTATTCCGTTTTGCGCAAATAA
- a CDS encoding YggT family protein, whose protein sequence is MGFLIFLLNFTLKAVNLYSMLLVAYALLSWFPNAYNTVIGRFLVRICEPYLNLFRRLPLQFFGLDFSVIVGILVLELGSNLIVRIANHLLIGMMY, encoded by the coding sequence ATGGGATTTTTAATCTTTTTATTGAACTTTACATTAAAAGCGGTCAATTTATATAGCATGTTATTAGTGGCCTATGCGTTACTATCTTGGTTCCCTAATGCTTATAATACAGTGATTGGTCGTTTTTTAGTACGTATTTGTGAGCCTTACTTAAACTTGTTCCGTCGTTTACCTTTACAATTTTTTGGCTTAGATTTTAGTGTAATTGTAGGAATTTTAGTGCTAGAACTAGGTTCAAATCTCATTGTTCGTATTGCAAATCATTTATTAATAGGAATGATGTATTAA
- the trmFO gene encoding FADH(2)-oxidizing methylenetetrahydrofolate--tRNA-(uracil(54)-C(5))-methyltransferase TrmFO, which produces MEKPIVTVIGAGLAGSEAAFQAAEQGVEVHLYEMRKEKKTPAHKTDQFAELVCSNSLRANQITNAVGLLKEEMRQLSSVIMSAADHNSVPAGGALAVDRENFSKEITERVRNHPNITVHDEEVTEIPKEGIVIIASGPLTSDALAEDIKSFNEDEGLYFYDAAAPIIEKDSIDMDKVYLKSRYDKGEAAYLNCPMTKEEFTTFYEALITAEVAPLKEFEKEKFFEGCMPIEVMAKRGEKTMLFGPLKPVGLEDPKTGKRPYAVVQLRQDNAAGSLYNIVGFQTHLKWGEQKRVFQMIPGLENAQIVRYGVMHRNTFMNSPKLLEPTYQTKKRPSLFFAGQMTGVEGYVESAASGLVAGLNAARLAKGEEPVIFPETTQMGSMAHYITHTDGKHFQPMNANFGIMPALPNRIKDKKERYEALAGRALADLEEFKEAKGL; this is translated from the coding sequence ATGGAAAAACCAATCGTAACGGTTATTGGGGCAGGTTTAGCAGGAAGTGAAGCTGCCTTTCAAGCAGCAGAACAAGGAGTAGAAGTGCATTTATATGAAATGCGTAAAGAAAAGAAAACACCAGCGCATAAAACTGATCAATTTGCAGAATTAGTGTGCTCTAACTCTTTACGTGCCAACCAAATTACAAACGCTGTAGGATTATTAAAAGAAGAAATGCGTCAATTATCTTCTGTCATTATGTCAGCAGCAGATCATAATAGCGTTCCTGCAGGAGGAGCCTTAGCTGTTGACCGTGAAAACTTCTCAAAAGAGATTACAGAACGCGTTCGTAATCATCCGAACATCACTGTTCATGATGAAGAAGTTACAGAGATTCCAAAAGAAGGAATTGTTATCATCGCTTCTGGACCTTTAACAAGTGACGCGTTAGCTGAAGATATTAAATCCTTCAATGAAGATGAAGGATTATACTTCTATGATGCAGCAGCACCAATTATTGAAAAAGATTCGATTGATATGGACAAAGTATACTTGAAATCCCGTTATGATAAAGGAGAAGCAGCGTACTTAAACTGTCCAATGACAAAAGAAGAATTTACTACTTTCTATGAAGCATTAATTACTGCAGAAGTCGCTCCATTGAAAGAATTTGAAAAAGAAAAATTCTTTGAAGGTTGTATGCCGATTGAAGTAATGGCAAAACGTGGAGAAAAAACGATGTTATTTGGACCATTAAAACCAGTAGGATTAGAAGATCCAAAAACAGGGAAACGTCCTTATGCTGTTGTTCAATTACGTCAAGATAATGCAGCTGGTTCTTTATATAATATTGTTGGCTTCCAAACTCACTTAAAATGGGGCGAACAAAAACGCGTCTTCCAAATGATTCCAGGGTTAGAAAATGCACAAATCGTTCGTTATGGAGTGATGCATCGTAATACCTTCATGAATTCACCAAAATTATTAGAACCAACGTATCAAACGAAAAAACGCCCTTCTCTTTTCTTTGCTGGTCAAATGACAGGGGTAGAAGGATATGTGGAAAGTGCAGCGAGTGGTTTAGTTGCTGGATTGAATGCTGCTCGTTTAGCAAAAGGCGAAGAACCAGTGATCTTCCCAGAAACAACACAAATGGGAAGTATGGCTCATTATATTACGCATACTGATGGCAAACATTTCCAACCAATGAATGCAAACTTTGGTATTATGCCAGCATTGCCAAATCGTATCAAAGATAAAAAAGAACGCTACGAAGCTTTAGCCGGTCGTGCACTAGCAGATTTAGAAGAATTTAAAGAAGCAAAAGGATTATAG
- the topA gene encoding type I DNA topoisomerase, whose translation MAYKYLVIVESPAKAKTIEKYLGKNYKVIASKGHVRDLPKSKMGIEIENDEHFIPQYITIRGQGETIKEIRKLAKKAEKVYLASDPDREGEAIAWHLAHLLNLDVQDKNRVVFNEITKDAVKEAFKNPRSIDKRLFDAQQARRVLDRLVGYSISPMLWQKVKKGLSAGRVQSVALKLIIDREEEIKQFQPEEYWEITGQFMKKRKKFEGHFHGVNHKKVKLRSKEECDAILERLKGKEFVVTKVEKKQRQRKAPKPFTTSTLQQEAANKLNFRTRKTMMVAQQLYEGISLGRKGTVGLITYMRTDSTRISNVAKDEASQFIQENFGENYASHKPSQVKNSKGAQDAHEAIRPSSVERTPESLEAYLDKDQLKLYRLIWNRFVASQMTPMVLDTMRVELDQNDVQFIANGSEVIFDGYSRVYPSDTKKEKQLPLLEEGEKVQSVQIEATQHFTNPPARFSEPTMIKTLEENGVGRPSTYAPTLQTIQSRYYVKLDNKRFEPTELGEIVDDIMETYFPQIVDVKFTAEMENQLDKVAEGEEDWQEVIHEFYVPFKKELTTAEKELEKVQIKDEPAGFDCEECGSPMVIKMGRFGKFYACSNFPECHNTKAIVKEIGVTCPECHQGHVIERKTKKNRVFYGCDRYPECEFLSWDKPIARSCPKCGHYLVEKKVKGGKQVQCSHCDYKEEIQK comes from the coding sequence TTGGCGTATAAATATTTAGTGATCGTAGAATCTCCAGCAAAAGCAAAGACTATTGAAAAGTATTTAGGGAAAAATTATAAAGTAATCGCAAGTAAAGGACATGTTCGTGACTTGCCAAAAAGTAAAATGGGAATTGAAATCGAAAATGATGAACATTTCATTCCACAATATATTACGATTCGTGGACAAGGAGAAACCATTAAAGAAATTCGTAAATTAGCAAAAAAAGCAGAAAAAGTATATTTGGCTTCCGACCCGGACCGTGAGGGAGAAGCGATTGCTTGGCATTTAGCTCATTTATTAAACCTAGATGTCCAAGATAAAAATCGTGTAGTATTCAACGAAATTACCAAAGATGCGGTAAAAGAAGCATTTAAAAATCCACGTAGTATCGATAAACGTTTATTTGATGCGCAACAAGCACGTCGTGTATTGGACCGTTTGGTAGGATATTCTATTAGTCCAATGTTATGGCAAAAAGTTAAAAAAGGGTTAAGTGCCGGACGAGTTCAATCCGTTGCCTTAAAACTAATTATCGATCGTGAAGAAGAAATTAAACAATTCCAACCTGAAGAATATTGGGAAATCACTGGACAATTTATGAAAAAACGTAAAAAATTCGAAGGTCATTTCCATGGTGTAAATCATAAAAAAGTCAAATTACGTAGTAAAGAAGAATGTGACGCAATTTTAGAGCGATTAAAAGGAAAAGAGTTTGTGGTAACTAAAGTAGAGAAAAAACAACGCCAACGTAAAGCGCCAAAACCATTTACTACGAGTACATTACAACAAGAAGCCGCAAATAAATTAAACTTCCGTACAAGAAAAACAATGATGGTGGCCCAACAACTTTATGAAGGAATCTCTTTAGGTCGTAAAGGAACTGTAGGGTTAATTACTTATATGCGTACTGACTCAACGCGTATTTCTAATGTGGCAAAAGATGAAGCAAGTCAATTCATCCAAGAAAACTTTGGAGAAAACTATGCTAGTCATAAACCATCTCAAGTGAAAAATAGTAAAGGGGCACAAGATGCCCACGAAGCAATTCGTCCTTCAAGTGTGGAACGTACTCCAGAAAGCTTAGAAGCTTATTTAGATAAAGATCAATTGAAATTATATCGTTTGATTTGGAACCGCTTTGTAGCTAGTCAAATGACACCGATGGTTTTAGATACAATGCGTGTAGAATTAGATCAAAATGATGTTCAATTTATCGCTAATGGATCAGAAGTCATCTTTGATGGCTATAGTCGTGTTTATCCATCTGATACAAAAAAAGAAAAACAATTGCCATTACTAGAAGAAGGAGAAAAAGTGCAATCTGTACAAATTGAAGCTACTCAGCACTTTACAAATCCACCAGCACGCTTTAGTGAACCAACGATGATTAAAACGTTAGAAGAAAACGGTGTTGGTCGTCCATCTACCTATGCACCAACCTTACAAACGATTCAATCTCGTTATTATGTGAAATTGGATAATAAACGTTTTGAACCAACAGAATTAGGGGAAATTGTTGATGATATTATGGAAACTTATTTCCCACAAATCGTTGATGTGAAATTTACCGCTGAAATGGAAAATCAACTGGATAAAGTAGCCGAAGGAGAAGAAGATTGGCAAGAAGTCATTCATGAATTCTATGTTCCATTTAAAAAAGAATTAACGACCGCAGAAAAAGAATTAGAAAAAGTCCAAATTAAAGATGAGCCTGCTGGCTTTGATTGTGAAGAATGTGGTAGTCCAATGGTAATCAAAATGGGACGCTTTGGTAAGTTTTATGCGTGTAGTAACTTCCCAGAATGTCATAATACAAAAGCCATTGTCAAAGAAATCGGTGTGACTTGTCCAGAATGTCATCAAGGTCATGTTATTGAAAGAAAAACAAAGAAAAATCGTGTTTTCTATGGTTGTGACCGCTATCCAGAGTGTGAGTTTTTATCTTGGGATAAACCGATTGCTCGTAGTTGTCCAAAATGTGGCCATTATTTAGTAGAGAAAAAAGTAAAAGGTGGTAAACAAGTTCAATGTAGCCACTGTGATTATAAAGAAGAAATTCAAAAGTAA
- the dprA gene encoding DNA-processing protein DprA, with protein MQDMEEEKAILLGLREQKGWGNRRCHRLLDHWEEAETKSSFLEWVIEEGEKENIEREGIEKVIKNLAFWQRIIIEEKPIYYREEEYPSLLKEIYNPPLFLFWQGKIELLQKPSLAFIGSRKMQKEAQQQVTQFVQGLKEEYVIVSGLARGVDAESQFQALKHKGSTIAVLGNGLDYYYPKENQALQQIIAKKGLLLSEYRKGTAPKKYHFPARNRIIAGLCQGIIVIQAGEKSGTFITAKIGLEEGREVFVLPGSTIEHAYDGSYSLLREGAELVWQPDQIYESLTFWR; from the coding sequence ATGCAAGATATGGAAGAAGAAAAAGCAATTCTTTTAGGATTAAGAGAACAAAAAGGATGGGGCAATCGTCGTTGCCACCGATTATTAGATCATTGGGAAGAGGCTGAAACGAAATCTTCTTTTTTAGAATGGGTGATAGAAGAAGGAGAAAAAGAAAATATCGAAAGAGAAGGAATTGAAAAGGTAATAAAAAATCTCGCTTTTTGGCAACGTATTATAATAGAAGAAAAACCAATTTATTATCGAGAAGAGGAATATCCTTCCTTATTAAAAGAGATTTATAATCCACCTTTATTTTTATTTTGGCAAGGAAAGATAGAACTATTACAAAAACCAAGTCTAGCATTTATTGGTAGTCGCAAGATGCAAAAAGAAGCACAACAACAAGTCACACAATTTGTCCAAGGATTGAAAGAAGAGTATGTTATTGTAAGTGGGTTAGCTAGAGGAGTGGATGCTGAAAGTCAATTTCAAGCTCTTAAACATAAGGGTTCAACCATTGCCGTTTTAGGAAATGGATTGGATTATTATTATCCAAAAGAAAATCAAGCACTACAACAAATTATCGCCAAAAAAGGATTACTTCTTAGTGAATATCGAAAAGGAACAGCACCAAAAAAATATCATTTTCCTGCACGAAATCGAATCATTGCTGGACTTTGTCAAGGTATTATTGTCATCCAAGCCGGCGAAAAGAGTGGTACTTTTATTACGGCAAAAATTGGATTAGAAGAGGGAAGAGAAGTTTTTGTTCTACCAGGAAGCACTATAGAACATGCTTATGATGGTAGTTATTCTTTATTGCGAGAAGGAGCAGAATTAGTTTGGCAACCAGACCAAATTTACGAAAGCTTAACGTTTTGGCGTTAG
- a CDS encoding ribonuclease HII, whose translation MKTIKEVKEYLAQCTSLDDPELILFKEDQRKGVQQELQRFYKRWQKREEQHQKFLERQKYERSLRTQGYTKIAGIDEVGRGPLAGPVVAAAVILPEDCTIEELNDSKQLSEKKREELFLAIQKEAIGIGVGICSPEEIDEYNIYEATKIAMQRAIAQLKEQPDCLLLDAMELPLEIPQQSLIKGDAKSISIAAASIVAKCIRDGQMKEYAKEYPYYDFEHNMGYGTKNHLKGLENHGICDLHRKSFEPIKSMVEKG comes from the coding sequence ATGAAAACGATTAAAGAAGTAAAAGAATATTTAGCTCAATGTACTTCTTTAGACGATCCAGAGCTTATCCTTTTCAAAGAAGATCAAAGAAAAGGAGTACAACAAGAATTACAGCGTTTTTATAAACGTTGGCAAAAAAGAGAAGAACAGCATCAAAAATTTTTAGAGCGACAAAAATATGAGCGTTCGTTACGCACGCAAGGGTATACAAAAATTGCGGGAATTGATGAAGTAGGGCGTGGACCTTTAGCTGGACCTGTCGTTGCGGCTGCAGTCATTTTACCAGAAGACTGTACAATTGAAGAATTAAATGATTCAAAACAATTATCAGAAAAGAAAAGAGAAGAGCTGTTTTTAGCGATTCAAAAAGAAGCGATTGGAATTGGCGTTGGTATTTGTAGTCCAGAAGAAATTGATGAATATAATATTTACGAAGCAACAAAAATTGCTATGCAGCGAGCTATTGCTCAATTAAAAGAGCAGCCTGATTGTCTTCTATTAGACGCGATGGAATTGCCTTTAGAAATTCCTCAACAAAGTCTGATTAAAGGAGATGCAAAAAGCATTTCCATTGCCGCAGCAAGTATTGTTGCCAAATGTATTCGTGATGGACAGATGAAAGAATATGCCAAAGAATATCCTTATTATGATTTTGAACATAATATGGGCTATGGTACGAAAAATCATTTAAAAGGATTAGAAAATCATGGGATTTGTGATTTACATCGCAAATCTTTTGAACCTATTAAATCAATGGTAGAGAAAGGATAG
- the ylqF gene encoding ribosome biogenesis GTPase YlqF: MGKIQWFPGHMAKARREVIEKLKLVDIVIEVVDARLPKSSQNPMLDKIIQQKPRLVLLNKADLADPEETKKWQAHFEAQGMACLAINAQEGKGIKQITPTCEKVLADKIQRRREKGMKDKAIRAMIIGIPNVGKSTVLNRLIRKNVAKTGNKPGVTKAQQWLKIDKKLELLDTPGILWPKFEEEETGYKLALTGAIKDDLLHFDDIALFGLEFFDRHYHEALWKRYAFIPEEDRTLPYPELLMLMTEKRGFRDDYERMSKQFIQDVRTNKLGRYTLDWVEENEND, encoded by the coding sequence ATGGGGAAAATTCAATGGTTTCCAGGACACATGGCCAAAGCGCGCCGTGAAGTAATTGAAAAACTAAAATTAGTCGATATTGTAATTGAAGTAGTGGATGCTCGATTACCAAAATCAAGTCAAAATCCAATGTTAGATAAAATTATTCAACAAAAACCACGTTTAGTTTTATTAAACAAAGCAGATTTGGCAGATCCAGAAGAAACAAAAAAATGGCAAGCACATTTTGAAGCACAAGGAATGGCTTGTCTAGCAATTAATGCCCAAGAAGGAAAAGGAATTAAACAAATTACACCGACTTGTGAAAAAGTACTAGCAGATAAAATCCAACGTCGCCGTGAAAAAGGAATGAAAGATAAAGCGATTCGAGCAATGATTATTGGAATTCCTAATGTTGGAAAATCAACAGTATTAAATCGTTTGATTCGTAAAAATGTGGCTAAAACAGGAAATAAACCAGGAGTAACAAAAGCACAACAATGGTTGAAAATTGATAAAAAGTTAGAATTGTTGGACACACCAGGAATTTTATGGCCAAAATTTGAAGAGGAAGAAACAGGATATAAATTGGCACTAACTGGAGCAATTAAAGACGATTTACTTCATTTTGATGATATTGCTTTATTTGGGTTAGAATTTTTTGATCGTCATTATCATGAAGCGTTATGGAAACGCTATGCCTTTATTCCAGAAGAAGATCGTACCTTACCTTATCCAGAATTATTGATGTTGATGACGGAAAAACGAGGATTCCGTGACGATTATGAACGAATGAGTAAACAATTTATTCAAGATGTGCGTACCAATAAATTAGGACGTTACACGTTAGATTGGGTTGAGGAAAATGAAAACGATTAA
- a CDS encoding YpmS family protein, protein MKKERNYWKIAFWTLVGILFLGGGIVSWKLFAPSPEHVSKEEQTEIQKAEKKEQVPIQISLTGNEVETMVNEALNTKENQKTSYDFVLQKKEALLQMKTKLLGLSVEIIAKVQPVVMENGDLKLKINELGCGELLHFPTKFLLREIKRNEILPEWIEVLPDEKAFELHFAESPFSNYGHLKVETIDLNRDVYQFTFDLNMKKMLQNS, encoded by the coding sequence ATGAAGAAAGAAAGAAATTATTGGAAAATCGCCTTTTGGACACTTGTTGGAATTCTTTTCTTAGGAGGAGGAATTGTGAGCTGGAAACTCTTTGCTCCAAGTCCAGAGCATGTTTCAAAAGAAGAACAGACGGAAATTCAAAAAGCCGAGAAAAAAGAACAAGTGCCAATTCAAATTTCTTTAACAGGAAATGAAGTAGAAACGATGGTTAACGAGGCATTAAATACAAAAGAAAATCAAAAAACGAGCTATGATTTTGTTTTACAAAAAAAAGAAGCCTTATTACAAATGAAAACAAAATTATTAGGTTTATCTGTCGAAATTATTGCTAAGGTGCAACCAGTAGTAATGGAAAATGGAGATTTGAAATTAAAAATTAATGAATTGGGCTGTGGAGAATTACTTCATTTCCCAACAAAATTTTTATTAAGAGAAATCAAAAGAAATGAAATCTTACCAGAATGGATTGAAGTATTACCGGATGAAAAAGCATTTGAACTTCATTTTGCAGAAAGTCCATTTAGTAATTATGGTCATTTAAAAGTAGAAACTATCGATTTAAATCGAGATGTTTATCAATTTACTTTTGATTTAAATATGAAAAAAATGTTGCAAAATTCATAA